Part of the Triticum urartu cultivar G1812 chromosome 2, Tu2.1, whole genome shotgun sequence genome, CGATAGAGCAGTCTGGTTGCCGTGCTCCCTCCATCTCTGCAGTTGGTGGCCAATACTTTTGTTTAGAATTGGGAATTGTGGGGATGTGGACAATCTGATGCCAACAGTCTTGTACTTTTGTTACCGTCACGAGCTTGTGGTCAGTAATTTGGTTACTCTACTCTCGTCGTTGACCCGGCCCACCCCACTAACTGATGCAGCAAGACGAAGAAAACCGGGCCGAAGAAAACCAGGCCACTGTAAGAACATTGAAAGGAAGGTAGAGGGCCACTCGACTGCTGTGAAATCGGTGAAGAATTTTGAGTCTCTTTTCCTATGAAACTCTATGAAATCGCTGCAGACCTGAAACTATGGGTTTTGACAGTGCAGATCTTATTCAGTTTTTACGGGACCGCGGTTACATGGATCAACTCGAATTATTAGCCGATCATATGATTAGATGGCATTCGTCACAATGGGGGGCTGAGGACATCATGGTGTGACGTCCTACCTTTTCTTGCACTTGCAGATGACGTATGTACTATCGTGCTGTCCTGTTTGGCTCCTCGTCCTCACCAGTCACCCTACACATCGGGCACATGGCCCAGCCCCAAACCACATGTCACATGTGGTTTATGaatgaacttcatcttcaccaAGAAGCAAGCGCCTGAGAACTGAGAATCATATAACCATGGAGTTTGCTTCGATTTCAAACTGGAAATTACCCAGGCGAACTCGTAAATATATTGATACAGTATCTCTCGTCTTTTTCATTTCTTTCAATGAATTAATAAACACGCGCGCATGTAGCTATTTGTAGTTGCTGACAAAAATCAAAATTAAAGCACGTAAAAATCGCTCTCTTGCAGCTACATGCATGGTCCGGCAGTTACATGGTCAGAAGTACAGCGGATACTGGTGGGGGTAGTAGGAGCAGCTGGGCGGGTAGAAGAAGTAGGGCGGCGGGTGCACGGGCTCTGGCTTCGGCTCATCCTTCTTCTCCtccggcttcttcacttcctccACCTTGATGATTTGGGCGTGGCCGAGCTTCTTGCGGAGGCAGCTGACGAGGCACACCGGGTCGACGCCGTCGCCGACAACCTCCAGCTGGTCCCTGGCGTCGCCGGTAATCTCCATCGAcgtcaccccggctgctctggcGGCCATTGTCAGTGCTTTGGACCGTCGTTTGTCGCACGACAAGCTCAACTGGATGACAATCTTTTGCTGCAACAAGAAGAAGG contains:
- the LOC125541453 gene encoding heavy metal-associated isoprenylated plant protein 16-like is translated as MKQKIVIQLSLSCDKRRSKALTMAARAAGVTSMEITGDARDQLEVVGDGVDPVCLVSCLRKKLGHAQIIKVEEVKKPEEKKDEPKPEPVHPPPYFFYPPSCSYYPHQYPLYF